Below is a genomic region from Armatimonadota bacterium.
TCCTTAGGCGTTGCGGGATCGGTCAGGTGCCCCATTCGGGACTGGCTGAGGAGCACCCGGGGAAGCTGCGCAACCCCAAGACGATGCGGGAACGCGACATCGCCTGTCTTGGGTTTGGTCAGGGGGTTCAGGTGTCAGACCTGCAGCTTGCGGTTGCGGTGTCGGCGATCCTGAACGACGGGATCATGGTTCAACCCCACGTGGTGCGGTCCATCTACGACAGCGCACGAGGCGTCCGGTACCCGGTTGAGCCAAAGGCGGTCCGGCGCGTGTGCAGCCCGCGCACATCCCGCCTTGTGCGCGAGATGATGCGATATGTAGTGGATAAAGGCACAGGGAAGAAGGCAGCGATCGATGGCGTGGCGGTGGGCGGCAAGACGGCAACCGCCCAGATATGGGACCCCGATGCGGGCCGATGGATGGACGGGCCGCGCGACTACGTGATGGCGTTCATGCTCGCAGCGCCAGTGGATCGCAAGCCGGACTTCCTCATTCTCGTGACAGTTGAGCGGCCAAAGGTGGGAGAACACGGTTCGGAAGTCGCAGCACCCATCGCAAGACGGATCGCCGAGCACCTGTTGCGGCAACCGGAATTGTTCACGCCGTCGGATCAAACTGAGAGCCCGGATCCGGATCGTCCCCCGGTGTGATAACCAGCCAGGCCGTGGCCCCGATGATTACGGACGGGCGACGAGGCGAGTACGAAGGAAGTGGAACGAATGATTGATGCGCACTGGCTCACGGGATCGGAGATGGTACTGCCCTTCATCCAGCGACGCACTCTGTGCCCCATGACAGCACGTACTTCCGGGCAGACGCCGCGACGCCTGGCTGAGCTGGTGCCGGGACTGGGACTGCAGATAAAGCTGCCATCGGACCCGGTGATTACCGGAATCACGGCAGATTCGCGCGAGACGCGGCCCGGAGACCTGTTCGTGGCGATTCGGGGGTTCGCGACCGACGGGCACAGGTTCGTGGGCGAGGCGGTGGTGAAGGGCGCCGTCGCGGTGGTCCTTGAAGACGAGGCTTACGCGCCTGTGGGCGCACCGGGGTTACCGGTGATCGTGGTGCCTAACTCTCGCAAAGCCGCCGGGCAACTGGCCGCAGAGTTCTACGGGCACCCATCCCACAAGCTGTGTCTCGTCGGCGTGACCGGGACCAATGGAAAGACCACGGTCTCACTGCTGATGGACAGCATATTCCGGGCCTGCGGGCACAAGACCGGGGTCGTGGGCACCCTCGGACGAAGCGTGGCTGGGGAGTGGCGTGGTGGAGAGCGTACCACGCCGGACGCGATCGAGCTTCAGCGGCTGCTGGCCGAGATGCATCAGTGCGGCGTCACGCACGTATCGATGGAAGTATCCTCACACGCCCTGGACCTTGACAGGGTTGTCAGGTGCAGGTTTGCCGGCGGGATCTTTACCAATCTTACTCAGGATCACCTTGACTACCACGTAAGTTTGGATGAGTATCTGCAGGCAAAGTTGCGCTTGTTCACGGCCTGCGCCGATGAGTCCGATCCCCGGCATCCGATGGTGGCCGCGATCAACGCGGACGACCCGGCGGGCCGGCAGGTGGCCCAGGCCGCCCGGGCCCGGGTGATTATGTATGGCACCAACGGCGGCAGCGAAGTCCGGGCGCGCAGTATCAGCCTTGGGCCGAACGGGTCCCAGTTTGAGTTGCTGATCGGGCGCAAGGCAGCTGCCGTCGAGCTGAAGATGCCCGGGCATTTCAACGTGTACAATGCGCTGGCGGCAGCCGCATGCGCCTACGGATTGGGCGTCGAAATGGGGGACATCATCGCCGGCCTGGAAGCTTTGGAGGCGGTTCCGGGCAGGTTCGAGCGGGTCTCGGGAGCGCGGGATTACGCGGTCATCGTGGACTACGCCCACACACCGATGGCTCTCGACAATATTCTCAGGGCCGCGCGGAACATCGGTCCAAAGCGCATCATCTGTGTAATGGGCTGCGGGGGCGACCGCGACAGGGGCAAACGGCCGAAGATGGGCAAGGTGTCCGCGGATCTTGCGGACATCACAATTGTGACCAGCGATAACCCGCGGTCCGAAGACCCACTGGCGATCATCGAGGACATCAAAGGCGGTCTCACCGGTGGGACCTACGAAGTGGTGCCGGATCGCAGGGAAGCTATCTTCAGGGCGGTTGAGCTTGCCGAACCTGGAGATATAGTGGTTATTGCAGGTAAGGGCCATGAAACTTATCAAGAGTTCGCCGATCACCGTATTGACTTTGATGACCGGATTGTGGCAAGAGAGGCTATCGAGGCGCGGGAGGCGTAAAGCTCCGCGGCACCCCGCGGCTCAAGCCGGGATGTGCCGACTGTTCGTAGAACGCGTGGGACGAGACCGATGACCCCCCACTCACTCCAGCAGATAGCAGATGCGTGCAAGGGCGTACTGCTTGACGCAGACCCCGAAACCAAAGTCAGGAACGTGACCACCGACACCCGCGAGCTCGTCGCGGGTGACCTTTTCGTCGCGCTCGTGGGCGAGAAGCACAACGGCCATGACTACGTGGCCCGTGCGATGGAGTTGGGCGCGGTGGCCGCAGTGGTGAGTCGCAGCAACGAACTCGCCTCCCCGCGGATCGTGGTGGAGGATACGCTCCGGGCATACGGAGAGATCGGTGGTCTGGCGCGAAATGACGCGACCGCAACGGTGATCGCCATCACCGGTTCTGCGGGGAAGACTACCACGAAGGACATGACGGGCACCATTGCCCATCTTGCGGGACCGTCCCTGGTGACGCCAGCCACTGAGAATAATGAGGTGGGCGTCCCAAGGCTTCTGCTCAGACTGACGCCCGAACACCGTTACTGTGTGGCCGAGCTTGCCATGCGCGGCCCGGGGGAGATCGGGTACCTGGCACGCATTTGCAGGCCTCACATCGGGGTCATCACCAACATTGGCGATGCCCATGTGGGGCGCCTGGGAAGCCGGGAGGCAATTGCACAGGCGAAGGGTGAACTGCTGGCGGCGCTGCAGCCGGACGGCGTTGCGGTACTCAATGCGGATGACTTTTTCTATGGGCTATACACCCAACTCGCGCCGTGCAAAGTCTTCTCTTTCGGACTGGGAGATGCGCGGGATTCGGAACTGCATGTCACGGCGACCGATGTGCGCGCGCAGGGAGTAGAACCGGCGCGGTTTCGGCTGGTGTTGGGAGACGCGTCTTTCCCGGTTGCACTTCGGGTGCCGGGGATACACAATGTGCGCAATGCTCTGGCATCCGCCGCAGCCGCGCTGGCGGCGGGGATCGAAGCAGGCACGATCGTGGCGGGCCTGGAGGACTACGAGGGGTCGCGGATGAGGTCGCAGGTAGTCAAGGCCCCGAGTGGACTGACGATCATCAACGACGCCTACAATGCAAGCCCGCTGTCTACGCCGCAGGCGCTGGATATGCTGGGCCAGTGCAGTGGCCGGCGCGTGTTCGTGTTCGGCGACATGCTAGAGCTGGGTGTGGAATCCGAGGCCGCCCACCGGGAGATCGGCAGGTTGGCGGCAAGACGCGGGGTGGACTGGCTCATCACGGTTGGACCGGATGCGGCCTTCGCGGCGCAGGAGGCAGACCTGGCGGGCGTGCAAGCGAACACGGTCGAGACCGTGGAGGAAGCACTAGAACTTCTCCGCGGTGCGTTGGAACCTGGTGACACGGTGTTGGTCAAGGCTTCGCGCGGGATGGCGCTGGAACGCATTGTCGAGGGGCTGCTTGCCGATGTCTGATTGGATGCTGGCTGCGGGAGCCTTCATCCTGGCCGCCGCGTTAAGCTCTTGGGCCACCTTGCTCATGCTGCCGTGGCTGCGGCGGGTGTGCGCCGGACAGCATGTGCGTGAGGACGTGCCGGACACCCATCTGGAGAAGGCCGGCACCCCCTCCATGGGCGGCATACCGATGCTGCTCGGAACGCTACTGGCGGCTCTCATTTTCCTGGCCGTGGGCGACTGCCTGACGGTTCAGTTCTGGGCCTGCGCACTGCTTGTGGTGGGTTTTGCACTGGTCGGTCTTGCAGATGACGTCCGGAAACTCGGGAATGTGAAATCCAAAGGCATCCTGGCGCGGTACCGTATCCTCGCGGAGATCCTGATCGCCGCCGGGTTCCTGTACTTGCTTCAGATGCGGGGCGAAGCGCCGGAGAATCCATGGTGGATGGGCAGTGCAACGTGGCCGGTTGGGGTCGCGTTGGCGTTCCGGTTGTTCGTCATCCTGGGGTCCGGCAACGCCCTCAATCTCACGGACGGGCTGGACGGGCTGGCCGCAGGGCTTACCGCCATTGCGTCCGTCGCGCTGGGCGCGATGTGCCTTTGGATGGGTTCGCTGGAGCTTGCAGTCTGGACGATGGCCGTGGGTGGGGGAGCAGCGGGGTTCCTGCTACTCAACTCCAAACCCGCGAGCGTCTGGATGGGTGACGTGGGTAGCCTCGGACTGGGGGCGGCGCTGTCGTCGACTGCGGTGAGCGCCGGCATCGAGATCTTCTACGCCATCGCCGGGCTGGTCTTCGTGGCCGAGGCCGGGTCGGTGATTCTCCAGGTCATCAGCTTCAAATCCACCGGCAAGCGGATCTTCAAGATGTCGCCGCTGCATCATCACTTCGAACTGTGCGGAATGAAGGAGCAGGCGGTCGTGAGCCGATTCTGGCTGGCAGGCATTGTCTTCGGGGCGATCGCGGTGGGCGTGTTCGTGTTGGCCAGAGGATGAGGACCGTAGTGAATAGCGAATAGAGGAAAGACGTCGCGGGGCGAAGGCAGTGAACGGCGAAACGTGAATACAGGACGGATGCGGACGGCATGAAGTCGGAAGCGCAGCACTGTCTATACACCGGGCCCAGGGATGTGACCGGGCAGCGGATCGCGGTCCTCGGAATGGCGAGGACAGGCGCGGCCGCAGTGCGGTTTCTTGTGTCTCGGGGCGCCGATGTTTTCGCACTGGACCTGCGGCCGGAAGCTGACTGGTCCGACGACTCCCGGGCGGCAGGCAGGCTTGCAAAGCGCATCGTCGCGCCGTACGAGTCGATCGACGAACTCCTGCCCCTTGATGCGCTGGTGATCAGCCCCGGGGTGCCGACAGAGGCGCCCATCGTTCGGGCGGCGCGGGAATCTGGCGCGGAGATCATCGGCGAGGTCGAACTCGCGTACCGGTTCTCTCAGGCGCCGATGGTCGCAGTCACCGGGACTTGCGGGAAAGGCACAACAGTGACCAGTCTCGGGGCCATGCTTCATGCCGCCGGGGCGCCTCACGCGGTGGCCGGGAATATCGGCAGCCCGCTCATCGACTTTGCCGAGGGGTCTGTGTGTCTCGACTGCATCGTGGCGGAGATCAGCAGCTTCCAGCTTGAGACGACCACCCATTTCCACCCCTGGATCTCGGTCTTGTTGAACATCACCGAGGATCATCTGGAGCGCTACGCAGATTTCCAGGCATACGTGCAGGCCAAGCGCCTGATCTTCCGCAACCAGACGAGTGAAGATTGGGCGATTCTCTGCGTAGATGACCCACAGGTTCGGGAAATTGCGAGGGATCTGTCCGGGCCGAAGGTGCTCACGGTCTGCCTGGAGGACCCCACGGCGAATGCGCGGTTGGACGGGGACGCACTGGTGGTTCAGTTGCCGGGTGCAGCGCCGGAGGCCTTGGCGCACAGGCGCGATATCCAGCTGCCCGGGGAGCATCACCTGATCAACACCCTCGCGGCGGCTCTCGCGGCGCGGATCCTTGGAGTTCCGCCGGACAGGTTCCCGGAAGCGGTCCGGGGGTATCGCCCTGCACCGCACCTGATGACGCTCGTGGCTGATTACGGCGGCGTGCGGTATATCGATGATTCGAAGGCGACCAATCCGGCGTCGGCAATCGCGGACCTGCTGTCGATTGATGGACCGGCGATCGTGATCGCAGGGGGCAAGGAGAAGGACACGGACTTCGCCGAATACGGGGCGCTTCTCGCAAAGAAGGCAAAGCACGTGTTCCTGATGGGTGAGTGCGCGCAGAGGATCATGGATGCGATGGGTGATCCGTCCCGATGCACCGTGGTGACCTCCATGGACGAAGCGGTGGCCGGAGCGATTGCGGTGGCCCAGGCTGGGGACACGGTAACGCTGTGTCCGGCGTGTTCCTCGCTGGATATGTTCGCAAGTTACGCCGCCCGGGGTGACGAATTCGCCCGGGCGGTGAGGGAGCGGGTGGGCCGAGATGGTAAGGGAGGCCGCTCTGCCTAGGCACAGGACATCGCCACGCGGCGGGGTGCGGGCGTGGGTTGCGCGGACATTTGTCTTCGGGCCGACGGACAAGACGTACCGGCGCCTTCTGTTGGTGATGGTGCTTCTGGGCCTGGGTGCAGTGTTGTCTGCCACCTTCCCTTTGGCCGATAAGAGCCTGAACGCCGACGACCAGCATGAGTTCGTCACCAAGCAACTCTCGTTCGGGGGAGTCGGGCTTCTGGTCATGCTGGGTACGAGTTACCTCGCTCCTGCGGCGCTGGTTGGCATCGCCCGCTGGGCATTTCCGCTGGGCCTGCTGACCATGCTGATGTGCCGGGTCTCACCTTGGGCGCACTATGTAGACGGTTGCTGGGGCTGGCTGAAATTCGGGGAAGGGAAGACTGTGCAGCCCAGCGAGATGGTGAAGGTCTTCTACGTGGCATTTCTTGCGATGCTCATGGCCTCCGATCGACGCCAGGCGACCGACTGGCCCGCGCAGAAGAGAGTCTGGATTCAGGCGCTGTTAGCGATGGGAGCTATGTGCGGCACGCTGCTGATCCAGCAGGACCTCGGGATGATCTTTGTTGTGTTCGCCACAACCCTCGCGATCCTCTTCCTGCGGGGAATCCCGTGGTGGCAATTGGTTGGCCTGGCAATCAGCCTCGGTACGGCGGGAGGTCTCCTGGCCCGGGCACTTTTCCCGGAACGCTGGGAGCGGGTGCTGGTATTCCTGGATCCGTTCGTCAGATACCGCGAGGGCGGGGAGCATGTGCGGCAGATGCTTGGGACCCTTGCGCGGGGCGGCGTGCAGGGATCGGGGCTGGGGATGTGCCCTGACAAGTGGGGCGCGCTCCCCACACCTCACACTGACTCGATCTTCTGCGTGGTGGGTGCGGAACTGGGGCTATTCGGCGCGCTCCTGGTTCTGGGACTGGTGTTCATGCTCGCAAATCGCAGCCTGAGAATCGGCCTGCGTTCCGGGGACATCACGGCGTGGTACCTTGCATCGGGCATGGGCTTGCTGCTGGCAATTCAGGCGGTGATCAATATCGCTGTGGCCACGGCGATGATGCCCTGCACCGGGCTGACGCTGCCCTTCATCAGCGCTGGTGGAAGCAGTCTCGTGGCATCGCTCACCGCGGCCGGTGTGGTGCTTGCCGTGTCGAGGATGGCCTGCCGTGGCGAAGGACGTGACCCGGATTGCGGGTAGCGCTGATGGGCGGCGGGACTGCGGGACACCTGTTCCCGTCGATTGCCGTTGCACAACGCCTCGTGGATGATATGGGTGCGGAGGTGCTGTTCATCGGGGCGGAGGGGCGGCTCGATGAACGCATTCTGTCCGAGCAGGCGATGGCCTTCGAGCTCATCCCCGCCCGGCCTTTCCCCTACGGCATTTCACTCGACGCAGCCCGCGCAATATGGGCGCTGCTCCGCAGCATACGGCGTTGTCGGAAAATCCTGCAGGCCTTCCGGCCCGATGTCGTTTTCGGTTCCGGCGGGTATGTGAGCGTGGCTGGAGTCATCGCGGCCTCGCAGCTTGGTATTCCCAGCGTCTGCCACGCGTCGGATGCCCACCCGGACCGGGCGAACCGCTTGCTTGCGCGCTGGGCAACGCGGATCACCACCCACTTCGAGGTCGCTGCGGCGAGTTTCCCGCCTGACAAGACAACGGTAGTTGGCCAACCCGTGCGCAAAGCTTTCGCCCAGATAACTCGGGAAGACGCCCGGTCTGCGCTTGGAATCCCAGGCGACGCATTCGTGCTGCTGGTATCGGGGGGGAGCCAGGGTGCGCGCACGCTCAACGACGCCACGGCCGGCGCTCTTGCGAATATTCTCGAAGACCCCGGGACGCACGTGGTGCATTTCACTGGCACCTTGGACAGAGAGGAAGTGCAAGCGCGGACGGCGGGCGTGGTGGGCAGGGAGCGATATCATTGCCACGAGTTCTGCGAGACTCCCTGGGTGCCGATCGCCGCGGCCGACCTGTGTCTCACGCGCGGTGGGGCCAGCAGTCTGGCGGAGGTCTCGCTGCTGGGCGTGCCGATGATCATCGTGCCGTACCCTTACGCCGCAGCTCACCAAAGGATGAATGCAGAGCCTTTCGAGAAAGCCGGTGCGGCGCTGGTGATCGAAAACGCGGACCTCACTGCAGACCGCCTCGCGCTGGAAGTCGAGCGGCTGCGGTCCGCGCCGAAGATACTGCGCGAAATGTCCGATGCGGCGCGCAGTGTGAGCCGGCCGGACGCAGCCGATAGGATCGCGGCGATCATTGCGGAACTGGCGGGAGGATAGTGCATAGGGAATAGATACGAATAAGGCACGGTGGAACGGCTGAAAGCCGGGGGCCAAATTGGGGCTCGCCTGGCGTGTTCCGCTCGTGTTCCGAGGGGAATCCGGTGACCGCGATGGCTTGGTCGATTTCTGCTTCCGCGCTCATGTTTGTCATCCTCACCACCTGCATTGCGCAGGGTGCTGGAGGCGAGACAATGCCCGAGCCGCCGCAGTACAAGTGGGAGTGCGTGACACTGAAGGCGGATTTCGCGGGACGTGACGGCGCCGGAGCGATCACGTTCAACGGGCGCATGTGGTTGCTGGGTGGATGGAATCCAGGAGACAAGGTGCACTTCCCGAACATCTGCAACAGCGAAGTGTGGTCCTCGGTGGACGGGAAGACGTGGACCCTCGAGAACCCGCAGGCACCGTGGGAAGGCCGGCACACGGCCGGCTATGTGGTACACAAGGGCCGGATGTGGGTCGTTGGAGGGGACGCGAACCAGCGGCATTACCAGAACGACGTCTGGTCCAGCGCGGACGGGGTCAACTGGGAGCTGGTAACCGACAACGTGCCCTGGGGGAACCGTGTCCTGCATCACACGGTGGCCTTCGACGGGAAGATCTGGGTGATGGGTGGGCAGAATCTCACCCAGTATGTGCCTGCGGAGGAGGAGATCTTCTACAACGACGTCTGGTGCTCCGAGGATGGCGCCAACTGGACGCGAGTAATTGAGCATGCGCCGTGGAGCCCGCGCGGGATGATCGGGGGCGGGGCGGTGCTCAACGGGCGTATGTGGCTTCTGGGCGGCGGCACCTATGACACGCCGAAGAGGCCGGAGCGGCTCTTCTACAACGAGGTCTGGAGCACCGCTGACGGCGTGAACTGGGAGCTTCACAATGCGAACCCGCCGTGGAAGCCGAGGCAGTACCATGATGTGGCGGTGTTCGACGGGCGGCTCTGGGTGACCCAGGGCTGGAACCATGGCAACCGCAATGATGTGTGGCATTCGGCGGACGGGGTGAACTGGTACGAGGTGCCCGACACGCCGTGGGCTGTGCGCCACGCGTCGAGCCTGTTTGTGCATGACAATGCCCTGTGGGTAGTTGCGGGCAACAACATGTTCCCGGACGTGTGGAAGCTGACCCGGGTGGATTAGGGCCCAGTGATCCGAGACAGCACAGTTTCGGGGCCGCCTCAGTCAGGCAGCTTCGGCGAATCCGACGGATTGACGGGCAGGGTGGCCCAGAGCGCATCAAGCCCGGCGTCCGTGACGTACAGCCGACCGCGCAGGCGCACGGTCTGGCCCGGCGGGCAGTCCGGCCACTGTGGGTCGCAGTGCAGGCAGGGGATCCAGCCGTTGCTCATGAGCGAGACGCCTCGCTCCCACGACAGGGCGATGACCCGCTTGCCGTCGTGGGCAGTGGTTGCGATCACCGGGTAGTCGCCGCGTTCGGGGCAGCAGTACCAGCACCCCTCGAGCTTCGAGTGCGGGGCCATCCCACCCGTGCCCACTCCCGTGGTGATCCAGGGCCCTCTGTCCGGGTTCATCACCTGGTGGGTCGTGCCCGCAAGTGCGAGCCACCTTCCCCCCGAATGGATATGCGTCCGCGTCAGGTCTCCTTGCGAAAAAGCAGGGGAAGTGTTCTGCATCAGGCAGAACTGGGTGTTGATGTCAGTGAGGGGCCTATGTGTCTCGTTGCGCACCCAGAAGTCGAAGTCCACTCGCCCGTCTCCGGGGATGGCCGAGGC
It encodes:
- a CDS encoding UDP-N-acetylmuramoyl-L-alanyl-D-glutamate--2,6-diaminopimelate ligase, with protein sequence MTARTSGQTPRRLAELVPGLGLQIKLPSDPVITGITADSRETRPGDLFVAIRGFATDGHRFVGEAVVKGAVAVVLEDEAYAPVGAPGLPVIVVPNSRKAAGQLAAEFYGHPSHKLCLVGVTGTNGKTTVSLLMDSIFRACGHKTGVVGTLGRSVAGEWRGGERTTPDAIELQRLLAEMHQCGVTHVSMEVSSHALDLDRVVRCRFAGGIFTNLTQDHLDYHVSLDEYLQAKLRLFTACADESDPRHPMVAAINADDPAGRQVAQAARARVIMYGTNGGSEVRARSISLGPNGSQFELLIGRKAAAVELKMPGHFNVYNALAAAACAYGLGVEMGDIIAGLEALEAVPGRFERVSGARDYAVIVDYAHTPMALDNILRAARNIGPKRIICVMGCGGDRDRGKRPKMGKVSADLADITIVTSDNPRSEDPLAIIEDIKGGLTGGTYEVVPDRREAIFRAVELAEPGDIVVIAGKGHETYQEFADHRIDFDDRIVAREAIEAREA
- the murF gene encoding UDP-N-acetylmuramoyl-tripeptide--D-alanyl-D-alanine ligase codes for the protein MTPHSLQQIADACKGVLLDADPETKVRNVTTDTRELVAGDLFVALVGEKHNGHDYVARAMELGAVAAVVSRSNELASPRIVVEDTLRAYGEIGGLARNDATATVIAITGSAGKTTTKDMTGTIAHLAGPSLVTPATENNEVGVPRLLLRLTPEHRYCVAELAMRGPGEIGYLARICRPHIGVITNIGDAHVGRLGSREAIAQAKGELLAALQPDGVAVLNADDFFYGLYTQLAPCKVFSFGLGDARDSELHVTATDVRAQGVEPARFRLVLGDASFPVALRVPGIHNVRNALASAAAALAAGIEAGTIVAGLEDYEGSRMRSQVVKAPSGLTIINDAYNASPLSTPQALDMLGQCSGRRVFVFGDMLELGVESEAAHREIGRLAARRGVDWLITVGPDAAFAAQEADLAGVQANTVETVEEALELLRGALEPGDTVLVKASRGMALERIVEGLLADV
- the mraY gene encoding phospho-N-acetylmuramoyl-pentapeptide-transferase, with amino-acid sequence MSDWMLAAGAFILAAALSSWATLLMLPWLRRVCAGQHVREDVPDTHLEKAGTPSMGGIPMLLGTLLAALIFLAVGDCLTVQFWACALLVVGFALVGLADDVRKLGNVKSKGILARYRILAEILIAAGFLYLLQMRGEAPENPWWMGSATWPVGVALAFRLFVILGSGNALNLTDGLDGLAAGLTAIASVALGAMCLWMGSLELAVWTMAVGGGAAGFLLLNSKPASVWMGDVGSLGLGAALSSTAVSAGIEIFYAIAGLVFVAEAGSVILQVISFKSTGKRIFKMSPLHHHFELCGMKEQAVVSRFWLAGIVFGAIAVGVFVLARG
- the murD gene encoding UDP-N-acetylmuramoyl-L-alanine--D-glutamate ligase codes for the protein MKSEAQHCLYTGPRDVTGQRIAVLGMARTGAAAVRFLVSRGADVFALDLRPEADWSDDSRAAGRLAKRIVAPYESIDELLPLDALVISPGVPTEAPIVRAARESGAEIIGEVELAYRFSQAPMVAVTGTCGKGTTVTSLGAMLHAAGAPHAVAGNIGSPLIDFAEGSVCLDCIVAEISSFQLETTTHFHPWISVLLNITEDHLERYADFQAYVQAKRLIFRNQTSEDWAILCVDDPQVREIARDLSGPKVLTVCLEDPTANARLDGDALVVQLPGAAPEALAHRRDIQLPGEHHLINTLAAALAARILGVPPDRFPEAVRGYRPAPHLMTLVADYGGVRYIDDSKATNPASAIADLLSIDGPAIVIAGGKEKDTDFAEYGALLAKKAKHVFLMGECAQRIMDAMGDPSRCTVVTSMDEAVAGAIAVAQAGDTVTLCPACSSLDMFASYAARGDEFARAVRERVGRDGKGGRSA
- a CDS encoding FtsW/RodA/SpoVE family cell cycle protein; its protein translation is MVREAALPRHRTSPRGGVRAWVARTFVFGPTDKTYRRLLLVMVLLGLGAVLSATFPLADKSLNADDQHEFVTKQLSFGGVGLLVMLGTSYLAPAALVGIARWAFPLGLLTMLMCRVSPWAHYVDGCWGWLKFGEGKTVQPSEMVKVFYVAFLAMLMASDRRQATDWPAQKRVWIQALLAMGAMCGTLLIQQDLGMIFVVFATTLAILFLRGIPWWQLVGLAISLGTAGGLLARALFPERWERVLVFLDPFVRYREGGEHVRQMLGTLARGGVQGSGLGMCPDKWGALPTPHTDSIFCVVGAELGLFGALLVLGLVFMLANRSLRIGLRSGDITAWYLASGMGLLLAIQAVINIAVATAMMPCTGLTLPFISAGGSSLVASLTAAGVVLAVSRMACRGEGRDPDCG
- the murG gene encoding undecaprenyldiphospho-muramoylpentapeptide beta-N-acetylglucosaminyltransferase codes for the protein MRVALMGGGTAGHLFPSIAVAQRLVDDMGAEVLFIGAEGRLDERILSEQAMAFELIPARPFPYGISLDAARAIWALLRSIRRCRKILQAFRPDVVFGSGGYVSVAGVIAASQLGIPSVCHASDAHPDRANRLLARWATRITTHFEVAAASFPPDKTTVVGQPVRKAFAQITREDARSALGIPGDAFVLLVSGGSQGARTLNDATAGALANILEDPGTHVVHFTGTLDREEVQARTAGVVGRERYHCHEFCETPWVPIAAADLCLTRGGASSLAEVSLLGVPMIIVPYPYAAAHQRMNAEPFEKAGAALVIENADLTADRLALEVERLRSAPKILREMSDAARSVSRPDAADRIAAIIAELAGG